From Lytechinus pictus isolate F3 Inbred chromosome 6, Lp3.0, whole genome shotgun sequence, the proteins below share one genomic window:
- the LOC129263728 gene encoding uncharacterized protein LOC129263728: protein MALFNSIKSGDNVHWMSTSNNQENVGGGSTSPTGFDPAVGGASTVPSLSSSGSGDSSSSSSSQFGLLRNTLYQSPTGPGGTISREDQFFCKVCRVDLSGLEPAKQHYTGKQHRKAVQAQESGRSAGDGLPLPLECKICQKKFTGPSSAKQHYESSKHKTAVQGAAFWAQNQGQGGTVPSGVTGLGPVTREAGSIPASPRASQQVLLLNDSVPDGALNQRQHQAEAPRAQSNLGTSGRSLQQSGSHPPKGFASVVNPGSEQLKMHIAKVCSSILQRYLMQLIPDLTDQITDIVLEELSKATPVNSSHSDAGAMVPPRQDASAGDALQSVSTDFQSMPSLIDGLNSLDLRGAVKSAPEITNIMNNLSKGSTPNHKDVWNSLIDNKK from the exons ATGGCTTTATTTAATAGCATCAAGAGTGGTGACAACGTACACTGGATGTCAACATCTAACAACCAAGAAA ATGTTGGAGGTGGCAGTACCTCTCCTACTGGTTTTGACCCTGCTGTAGGTGGAGCTTCGACagtaccatcattatcatcatcaggaAGCGGTGATtcctcgtcatcatcgtcatcccaGTTTGGATTACTCAGAAACACTCTTTACCAGTCTCCTACAG GGCCAGGTGGCACAATCAGCAGAGAGGATCAGTTCTTCTGTAAGGTTTGTAGGGTTGATCTGTCAGGATTGGAGCCAGCCAAGCAGCATTACACTGGTAAGCAACATCGGAAGGCAGTCCAGGCTCAAGAATCTGGACGATCTGCAGGAGACGGATTACCCCTCCCCTTGGAATGCAAGATCTGCCAGAAGAAGTTTACAGGACCGTCTTCTGCAAAGCAGCACTATGAGAGCAGCAAGCACAAGACTGCGGTGCAAGGTGCAGCGTTCTGGGCGCAGAATCAAGGTCAAGGTGGCACGGTCCCATCAGGAGTTACAGGGTTGGGACCTGTAACTAGGGAAGCTGGAAGCATTCCAGCATCTCCAAGAGCTAGCCAACAGGTTTTGTTATTGAATGATTCTGTTCCAGATGGAGCTTTGAACCAGCGTCAGCATCAAGCAGAAGCACCGAGAGCTCAATCCAACCTTGGAACCTCTGGAAGAAGTCTCCAGCAATCAGGAAGCCATCCTCCAAAGGGCTTTGCTTCTGTCGTTAATCCTGGTAGTGAACAGCTCAAGATGCATATCGCCAAGGTATGCTCCTCTATTTTACAGCGATACCTGATGCAGCTCATCCCAGATCTCACCGATCAGATCACGGACATAGTGCTTGAGGAACTGTCAAAGGCCACTCCTGTAAATTCTTCTCATAGTGATGCAGGAGCAATGGTGCCACCGAGACAGGATGCCTCTGCAGGAGATGCATTGCAGTCTGTCAGCACTGATTTCCAGAGCATGCCTTCGCTTATTGATGGTCTTAATTCTTTGGACCTGAGAGGAGCAGTGAAATCTGCTCCAGAGATCACCAACATCATGAACAATCTTAGCAAAGGCTCTACCCCTAATCATAAGGATGTCTGGAATTCTCTCATAGacaacaagaaataa